In Chitinophagaceae bacterium, the genomic window TTACCATTTTGGAAAAAAACTGGAGGCACAAAAGGCTTGAAGTGGATATAATTGCAGAAAAAGACAACCTGCTCCATTTTATTGAAGTAAAAAGCCGATCATCCCAAAATTATGGATTGCCTGAAGAATCCGTTTCTTTAAAAAAAATTGAAAACCTCTTAAATGCATCAGTAGAATATTTAAACCGCTACCCTACTCAAAAAAGAATTCAGTTTGATGTATTGGCTATTACGATGCAAAAAGATAATGCTAAATATTTTTTTATTGAAGATGTTTATTTATAACCCTTCGCTATCTTCCTTTTCCCCATCCAAACCAGTCGTTTCCATTTGCATAAAGC contains:
- a CDS encoding YraN family protein → MAWHNETGKTGEKLAADWLEKKGFTILEKNWRHKRLEVDIIAEKDNLLHFIEVKSRSSQNYGLPEESVSLKKIENLLNASVEYLNRYPTQKRIQFDVLAITMQKDNAKYFFIEDVYL